The following proteins are co-located in the Synechococcus sp. PROS-U-1 genome:
- a CDS encoding lipoate--protein ligase family protein, translating to MPATGRLLPTQQADGHTQMALDAWLLNRSNGPTLRFYRWDGPWLSLGRHQRQWPDHWNDLAQRGRLRLVRRPSGGRAVLHAGGLTYALIWPDAPRRRQEAYRQACQWLVDGFEGLGLPLQFGSDPAGAEASNCFATATVADLVDEFGVKRVGSAQRWQNGRLLQHGEILLDPPADLWSDVFGEAAPAAAPAQISRMDLDQQLRQSLIQSWTGCCWQMQPLSTKEAQELDDELASWSEL from the coding sequence ATGCCCGCAACGGGGCGTCTGCTTCCAACCCAGCAAGCAGATGGACACACCCAGATGGCCTTGGATGCCTGGCTTCTGAACCGGAGCAACGGGCCAACGCTGCGCTTTTACCGCTGGGACGGACCTTGGCTGTCGCTTGGACGCCATCAACGCCAATGGCCTGACCACTGGAATGATCTGGCCCAGCGCGGCCGCCTCCGCCTGGTGCGACGTCCCAGCGGTGGCAGGGCGGTGCTCCATGCCGGCGGTCTCACCTACGCCTTGATCTGGCCCGATGCACCACGACGACGCCAGGAGGCCTATCGCCAGGCCTGTCAGTGGTTGGTCGATGGCTTCGAGGGGCTCGGTCTACCGCTTCAGTTCGGATCCGACCCAGCTGGAGCCGAAGCCAGCAATTGTTTCGCCACTGCAACTGTGGCCGACCTGGTGGATGAATTCGGCGTGAAACGGGTCGGCAGCGCCCAACGCTGGCAGAACGGTCGTCTGCTTCAGCACGGCGAAATCCTGCTGGATCCGCCCGCCGACCTTTGGTCTGACGTGTTTGGGGAAGCGGCACCGGCAGCAGCACCGGCTCAGATCAGCCGCATGGATTTGGATCAGCAGCTGCGCCAGAGCCTGATTCAGTCGTGGACTGGCTGCTGTTGGCAAATGCAGCCTCTGAGCACCAAAGAAGCTCAGGAGTTGGACGACGAGCTGGCGTCCTGGTCGGAACTTTGA
- a CDS encoding sulfite exporter TauE/SafE family protein has translation MVPWWDVPILIALGLLAGGLAGLLGIGGGLIFAPLLLWLDLPPHQALATSSFAIVPTALAGTITHLRQGQVPTRPGLAIGLAAFGSALLFGGLAGLAAGWILLAMQTLMYVVLAFCVRERSEADASENVDDSSAPQLAGVGCIAGWTAGMLGLGGGLVMVPLMSGPLSVPIHQAVRLSTVAVLCSASAASLQFLHEGRGVPLMGLLLGGVAAFAAQWTASRLDQFDAVLLVRCLRGLAIILAIDSSRRALQLWLS, from the coding sequence ATGGTGCCCTGGTGGGATGTGCCGATCCTGATCGCCCTGGGTCTGCTGGCCGGAGGGTTGGCTGGGCTGCTTGGTATCGGCGGTGGGTTGATCTTCGCGCCGCTCCTGCTCTGGCTCGATCTCCCGCCCCATCAGGCCCTGGCCACCAGCAGTTTCGCCATTGTGCCCACGGCATTGGCGGGTACGATCACCCACCTGCGCCAAGGCCAGGTGCCGACTCGGCCCGGCCTCGCCATCGGCTTAGCGGCCTTCGGTTCGGCGCTGCTGTTTGGTGGGTTAGCTGGCTTGGCAGCGGGCTGGATTCTGTTGGCGATGCAGACGCTGATGTATGTCGTGCTGGCGTTCTGCGTTCGTGAACGGTCCGAGGCGGATGCCAGCGAGAACGTCGATGACAGCAGCGCACCACAGTTGGCCGGTGTGGGTTGCATCGCCGGCTGGACCGCCGGGATGTTGGGTCTGGGCGGGGGGCTGGTGATGGTGCCGCTGATGAGTGGTCCGTTGTCCGTGCCGATTCATCAGGCCGTGCGGCTCAGCACGGTGGCGGTGCTCTGTTCGGCCAGCGCAGCATCCCTGCAGTTTCTGCATGAGGGACGCGGTGTTCCTCTGATGGGTCTTCTGCTGGGTGGGGTGGCCGCCTTCGCGGCCCAGTGGACCGCCAGCCGTCTTGATCAGTTTGATGCGGTTCTTCTGGTGCGCTGCCTGCGGGGACTGGCGATCATCCTGGCGATCGACAGCTCCCGGCGAGCGCTGCAGCTATGGCTGTCGTAA